TGAAAGCCCCCACAGGATAATCTTCTGGAGCTCCTTGTTTCTTTTAACATGTTCAAACTGGTTCAGGATGGCTAATTTTGACAATTCCTTACCTCCGTCTGATATATCCACCTCAACACCTTCCTGGTTCATTTTGCTCCAGTAATCCTGAGATCTGATATACTCATCTATAAGTTTTTCGGTACTTCCGAAGTATTCATAGATCAGTTTTTTATCAAAACCCGCTACTGCCGCTATTTTGCTTACCTTTAATCCGGAATAACCTCTGGTCTTTAAAATTTTTCCTACTGCTGCCAGCAGTTTTTGTTTTGTTTTTTCTTTATCCCTTATCGGTCCCTGTACAACTTTTCTAGGCATTTTATTATTTTTTTGCAATATGCAACTTTTTATTGATATCCTCAAATGCATTGAGTGTTTTATCAAGATGTTCTCTTTCATGGGTGGCGGTAACACTCATCCTGATACGGGCATTTTTCCTTGCTACAGCAGGATAAATGATAGGATTTGCATAAATACCGTTATCAAGAAGCATTTTGCCTACATCTCCTGTAATATGCGGATCACCAATTTTTACGGGTACTACCGCCGAACAGGTAGTCCCGGTATCCAGACCCATATCATCCAGCCCTTTTTTAAAGTAATTGATATTTTCCCAAAGCTTTGCACGCCACTGCGGCTCCTCGTCTATGAGTTCAATAGCTTTGACAATACCGGTTGCGGAACCGGGAGGCGTAGTGGCGGAAAATATCTGCTGACGGGACTGGAACCTGATAAATTCAGCGAGCTTTGCATTGGTAATCACATAGCCGCCGAGATTACCGAAGGTCTTACTGAATGTCCCGGTAATGATATCAATTTTATCCAGTAGTCCCGGATCTTCAAGGGTGCCCCGGCCTGTCTTTCCTAAAATACCTACTCCATGCACATCATCCACCATTAAATAGGCATTGTACTTTTTTACGAGCTTATAAATTTCCTCCACGGGGGCAACATCCCCGTCCTGGGAGTACACACCGTCAATCACCACCAGTTTTGTGCGATACTGGTTTTCAGAAGTTTTTAAAATCTGCTCAAGGGCCTCAAGGTTATTATGCGGGAACGTTTTCCTGTTTGTCAGGATACATCCTTCATGTACACTGGCATGCACGGCCATGTCTAAAATGGCAATATCTTCTTTCTGCAGCAGGATCTGCAATGTAGCACTGTTGGCTGTATAACCTGTTGTAAAAATAACAGCTTCATCCTTTGTCCTTCCGAAAAAAGATGCTATGGTATTTTCCAGGTTATTGTGATAAGAATAATATCCTCCGATCAGCGGAGTGGCGGCAGTACCGGTCCCGAATTCTTCGATCCCTTCCATAGCCGCCTGCTTTACCTTGGGGTGTTGTGTAAACCCTAGGTAATCACTTGTCACGA
The sequence above is a segment of the Chryseobacterium sp. JJR-5R genome. Coding sequences within it:
- a CDS encoding TetR/AcrR family transcriptional regulator, with protein sequence MPRKVVQGPIRDKEKTKQKLLAAVGKILKTRGYSGLKVSKIAAVAGFDKKLIYEYFGSTEKLIDEYIRSQDYWSKMNQEGVEVDISDGGKELSKLAILNQFEHVKRNKELQKIILWGLSESKPILKKVADDREETGEMLFTNIIDPHFKDKSTRYRAIAALLVSGSYYLNLYTGYNASKFCGIDLKTDEGRKEIEKAIVEIIDFAYEEK
- a CDS encoding aminotransferase class I/II-fold pyridoxal phosphate-dependent enzyme, encoding MNINFSTATFKDFENIPGFDMMKRADIYSDFLEYMKSNGRHHYRLQNNTGCSSVMNVGAESVTEEFISFVTSDYLGFTQHPKVKQAAMEGIEEFGTGTAATPLIGGYYSYHNNLENTIASFFGRTKDEAVIFTTGYTANSATLQILLQKEDIAILDMAVHASVHEGCILTNRKTFPHNNLEALEQILKTSENQYRTKLVVIDGVYSQDGDVAPVEEIYKLVKKYNAYLMVDDVHGVGILGKTGRGTLEDPGLLDKIDIITGTFSKTFGNLGGYVITNAKLAEFIRFQSRQQIFSATTPPGSATGIVKAIELIDEEPQWRAKLWENINYFKKGLDDMGLDTGTTCSAVVPVKIGDPHITGDVGKMLLDNGIYANPIIYPAVARKNARIRMSVTATHEREHLDKTLNAFEDINKKLHIAKK